Below is a genomic region from Amyelois transitella isolate CPQ chromosome Z, ilAmyTran1.1, whole genome shotgun sequence.
TTTAATTCGTATAATGCTGTGTAACTAGAAGATCagatagtattttttaattcatgaattttatatttcagcaCTATCGGTCGAGTATAATCCACCttcaaaagcttttatttGACGCATACGCACATACCATACCACACGAAACAAAAGCTAAATAAACTGGCATATTGTAACGACCGCGGACCAAACTTGCTTCAGAAAATGGATTGGGTCTAAAAGCCACTATGTACAGAATCCCAAAAACTTACTTGTATTGGAATGAGAGTGTGTGCCTTGCCGAAGTGGTCCCTGGTGCTAAGAGATGCGTACTAGTGCCGCGCCCTGGCGCCGTTTGTATCAACGTAGGAGGAGTCTCGTCGGGTAACTCCGCGGAGGAAACTGACGCCGCGTTTGTTGTTACCATCACCTGAAGATATaatacagtttaaaaaatgGTATTACGTGAGTGCGCCGCGCCGAACACACGCATCGATTTATTCACGTATCGATTATTCAAATTGCGCACGCGACGGCTGCGGTATAGtacataatttgtataaaattgtaatatagtatttttaatataaatatggagTGTCAAAAGTGCAAGAAAGTGCTATCCAAGAAGGGTTCGCATTTCGTATGCCAGGGGCCCTGTCAAGGACTTTTTCATAAGAGCTGTGTTAAGGGATTGGCGGCAGATATCAAGGCAGGAAGGAACAGAACTTGTTGCTATAACTGCGAGGAGAATGATACGGATGATGAAACAGAAGGGGAAGATGAAAAAACAGTACGTAAAACGTTAAAAGACATCCAAAAAACACTTATTGTTCTACCTTCAttagaaaaacaaatgaacaTCATCATTCACAGTATTAGCGTCCTTTCTGACAAATACGATACGCTGCTTGCGGAGCACGAAGTGTCTAAGGAGAAAATAAACAAGCTTGAGAAGATGATGATCAATACGAATAATAAGTGCACCTATCTTGAAAAGTGCAACTTGGCATTGGagcaaaaattacaaaatattgaacaaacaactcgcaaaaacaatattgaaaTAGTTGGTATTGAGCAATTACCGGGCGAAAATCTCAAGGACATTGTGGCCTTGGTCGCGCGCAAAATGGACGTCAGCTGCGAGGACATCGAGTCAATGACCCGCACGTATACTCCTAAACCGGGATACAAGCCCGCGCCTATAATTGTGAagtttgtggcgacatctctacgccactcgccacaaacatcaaatcaaacaactactgtcaatcatcgctaagaaattgacgcgctcagccaatagcagcgaagaatccaaatcgcgatttcagagatttcatggattggagctatatatacaacctccgacacaacatcgtcggagccgcggttccccaggcataacacctagcctggcggaagatcttccctttggtggcggtcgagccgaatcattgctcccgctacattggtgaccccgacgtgattggcAAGCAACCTtcatcatcaactccaatcctcagcatcactcctcactctgcaagcagtctcacagcaagccagcaactgggtatcgcagcaggtccatcgcagccgactcaccgagcttcctggtcctgtctccacccgcactcactctcatcgacttcagcgaccgacgcatctaccgcagcccacgcctggatctcttcgacggccgctcttctctccagcgtggcagctctgcacgatttCTCCCGGCGCCAAaaagtcgacttcgctctctactgtctcgactcaccgcagactacgagcaacgcaacggctcactcctgactcactaggacttcgagcaacttccgactcactggaagacaactggcacttgcaagctacaactgaagcacagattgcacagcaagatcaagacttcagacctccggtcttgggggggagtactgtggcgacatctctacgccactcgccacaaacatcaaatcaaacaactactgtcaatcatcgctaagaaattgacgcgctcagccaatagcagcgaagaatccaaatcgcgatttcagagatttcatggattggagctatatatacaacctccgacacaacatcgtcggagccgcggttccccaggcataacacctagcctggcggaagatcttccctttggtggcggtcgagccgaatcattgcTCCCGCTACAAGTTTAAAACTATAGGCACGGGGACGCGTGATCAATGGTTGTCCCAGAGACGTAAATTACTGGAAGAGACGAGTTATAACATCGTGGGTGGGGCCTTGAGAAGCAGAATTTATGTCAATGAAGACTTGACCAAACCGACTAGAGCCTTATTATGGAATGTAAAAAAGGAACTTCGaggattatataaatacatctgGGTCACCAATGGTAAAGTTCTTGTCAAGAAGTCAGAGGGCGATAAGGCTTTGTGGGTGAAATCGGACAGCGATATTCGTGAATTAGCAAAGTGAATAGGTATTTAATGCAGTGATTATCGTGTTTAtccttattattaaaattcacaCCTTTAAGTGACATAGACCACGTCGACAATTCAGTAAACTATGTTCGTGTAAGCAACATAAGTGACTTCTATGACTCTTCTAGATTTAATAGTGATtgtgatatttgtttattacatGTAAACATACgttcaattaaaaaacattttgacgAATTACTCGTCTCACTGCATGgacatttacataaaattgatataataGTACTAACAGaatctaatataaattatagtttattatccttttataaaatagatgGCTTTAATTTATGTTACTATACACGTTCGGGGCGAAGCGGTGGAGGAGTTCTAGTGTATTCTCGCGCGGGATTAGTCCAGCAGGAGGTAGATAGCTCGACAACGCCTGCGCTGGCGATGAGCGCGGCAGAATGTGTTTACATAACGCTGAATATTGCAGGTGAGCAGTTacatattatttctatttacagACCtccaaaagttaataaaaaagataaaactgTACAATTCTTATCagaacttaatattttattaaatagtctACCAACTAATTCCAAAGTAATATTATGTggagatataaatataaatttgttgaaCAGTCAAGATAACAATGTGATTACCTACGAAAATTTAATGACAGAATATGGTTTTACTAAATGTATTCATGATATAACAAGAAAGGAAATACTTAATGGTAAAGTAGTAGAATCATGCTTGGATCATATATATGCTAGACATAGTTCAGCTGCAATTTGTTCAGCGGTaattgaacataaaatatcGGATCACTATTATGTGACTGTATTGATAAAATGCAAAGATAACGCAGGCGGGCCGGCCGCCGCGGGTCCCTCCACTGCTGCGCGCCGCGTGTTAGATAACCGCCTAGTCAGGGAAAAACTTTTAGCTACTGATTTTCAACACCTGTTAACAATTGACTGCCCTATAAAATTGTACACTGCTTTATGCGAAATTTTTACTACCATATATAGTCAATGTTATAAGAACATAGTGATTAATAATCGtatgagaaataaaaactgggtgacagaaaaattaaaaaagatgatATTAGAAAGAGATAGACTGTTTAAAATATGGAGCAAAGAAccaaataatatgataaatagactaatttataccaaatatagaaataaatgtcATAAGGCGATAGCTAAATCCAggaataattatgataaacaGTGTATTATAGATTGTAACAAGAATATTAGGAAAATttgggaaaaaataaatagtatgcTAGGGAAGAGTAAAAATCTTTAGATACAAATATAGTTAATAGTATGAGGATCCAAGGTGGTActgaatatatatgtaatgagTTTgcaagaactttttctaaagaGATAGACTCAATTAAACATGactgtaaatataaatggCTAAATCGAACaagttatgtatataagtcGGACAGGTGTATGAGATGGCAACCAGTTGATGCAAAAATAGTTAAAGGTATTATAGATAAAATGGATGCGAAAAAATCAGCTGGAAGCGATCTCGTACGCATGTGTGACCTGAAGTTAATATCCGAAAGAGTAAGTCCCGTTATAGCTAGACTAATTAACTTATCtgtaaaatatcataaattccCAGATAAATTAAAGGAGGCAATAGTAAGACCAATTCATAAAAAAGGAGATCGTAAAGACTACAAAAATTACAGACTTATAGCTATTTTATCTAGTATagacaaaataattgaaaagagCATAACAACTCAACTCGGATCttatttatcacaaaataatattttaaatgactgTCAACATGGCTTTCAGAAGGGTAAAAGTACTAGCTCATTATTGTCCATTTTTACAGATGAAATCAATTCACATTTAgcagataaaaaaattgttgttgcagtattttttgattataaaaaagcGTTCGACACCCTAGATACAGATACCCTTTTGAAAGCTATGAGCGAATGTGGAGTCGACAAGCCACTTAACGACTGGTTCCGCGACTATCTAACCGGGCGCTCATATCGTGTCAGGGTTGGAGATGCGCTCAGCGCGATGACGGCGGTACGCTGCGGGGTACCGCAGGGCTCGGGGTGTGGTCCCGTGAGCTACCTAATGCACGTTAACAGCCTGTGTGGTGCACTGCAGCACTGCACAGCGCACATGTTCGCGGATGACCTCTGCATGCTGCTCGCCGGCGCTGACCTGGCGGAACTCCTATCTTTGGTACAATGTGATGTGGACGCGGTCGTTGAGTGGTCGCACGACAACGGAATTCTATTGAATACctctaaaactaaatatatgttAATACACTCTCCCTATATTGATCTTTCCAAACAACCATCAGCATTGCCTATAACAGCTCATTCTTATTCCtgtattcataataaaaatatatactgtaCTTGTGAACCCATAGAACGTGTAAATTATATAACCTACCTTGGAGTTATTGTAGACGATCGTTTTTCCTGGACACAACATGTCAATTACATATGCAGTAAATTAAGAATTTGTCAAAAGAAGTAAATTTTATCACTTAAGTTTCAAAGTTCCTAGGAATatcttaaaatgtttatatttatcactAGTAGAACCTATAATTAGCTATGCTCTTGATTGTTATGGACTTACATTTAAAAccaatttagataaaatagaaaaaattcaaattagatTTCTAAAGTTTCTGGTCAatagtaaaactaaaaataaagttaaaaaagattattatctactttttaaaatatgtaagatTCTTCCAGCTAGTGTAAAGCataaatatcttataatattgaataatcATAACAATCAGACGCTAAATGTCACTAGTCATGGTCACAGTACTAGGTCTGTGACTGCGGGCAAGCTGGAGGTACCCAGAGTAAGTAATTACTATGGCGAtagaacattaaaaaaacgcTTGCCCTACTTATTGAACAGTTTGCCCGCAGACATTAGATCTGTATGTGGGACCAAcgcatcaattaaaaaaactctTCTCAAATTCTATAGAAGTATGTAGCTTAAATGAGACTGACCGCAGTCAAACTGTGAAAACAGTTTTGcggaatattgtttttaagtttcattatgattattgtgtaataaataaataaataaaaaaaaaaaaaatattcacggacgccaaaagtaagtttttgaGGCCAAATTTGCA
It encodes:
- the LOC132903930 gene encoding uncharacterized protein LOC132903930, translated to MSECGVDKPLNDWFRDYLTGRSYRVRVGDALSAMTAVRCGVPQGSGCGPVSYLMHVNSLCGALQHCTAHMFADDLCMLLAGADLAELLSLVQCDVDAVVEWSHDNGILLNTSKTKYMLIHSPYIDLSKQPSALPITAHSYSCIHNKNIYCTCEPIERVNYITYLGVIVDDRFSWTQHVNYICSKLRICQKK